From Tripterygium wilfordii isolate XIE 37 chromosome 13, ASM1340144v1, whole genome shotgun sequence, the proteins below share one genomic window:
- the LOC120013728 gene encoding mucin-2-like — MGSRVIQHFAFFLLYLVLSSGSIVAEKPPPEAVQENELVGSRENQIFFSSSVSTTQLDTSPGTIPVVNPTTPGTYPGVNPTPPTPIITGPSITPPSPTTMTPPTTTPPSPTTMTPPTTTTPASSGGSWCIASPNASPTALQVALDYACGYGGADCSAVQQGASCYDPNTLRDHASYAFNDYYQKHPGSTSCVFGGTAQLTNTDPSSGNCHYSSSSTTSSITPPSVTAPQPPSMSSPAIPTSTMTPPFTSTPGGQTVYGVPEPTGLPSSAINVSFGYLLLTTCLVGSLLPLNYL; from the exons GTTCAATTGTTGCAGAGAAACCTCCTCCAGAAGCAGTTCAGGAAAATGAGCTTGTGGGCAGTCGAGAGAACCAGATATTCTTCTCATCTTCAGTGTCGACTACCCAGTTGGATACAAGTCCTGGAACAATTCCTGTTGTCAACCCAACAACCCCAGGTACCTATCCTGGGGTGAACCCAACCCCGCCCACACCAATCATAACTGGGCCAAGTATAACACCTCCAAGCCCAACGACAATGACCCCACCAACCACAACACCTCCAAGCCCAACGACAATGACCCCGCCAACGACGACGACTCCGGCTTCATCAGGTGGCTCATGGTGTATTGCAAGCCCAAATGCTTCACCAACTGCATTACAGGTTGCTCTTGACTATGCTTGTGGCTATGGTGGTGCAGACTGTTCAGCAGTTCAACAAGGTGCAAGCTGTTACGATCCAAATACACTTCGTGATCATGCTTCTTATGCATTCAATGACTATTATCAGAAGCACCCAGGGTCAACTAGCTGTGTTTTTGGAGGGACAGCACAACTTACCAACACTGACCCAA GTAGTGGGAACTGTCACTATTCATCATCCTCCACAACATCATCTATAACACCACCATCTGTAACTGCACCCCAGCCACCAAG CATGAGTTCACCAGCTATCCCAACTTCCACAATGACCCCCCCATTCACAAGCACACCTGGTGGACAGACAGTTTATGGCGTGCCAGAACCAACAGGACTTCCCAGCTCAGCCatcaatgtttcatttggttaTCTCCTACTCACAACTTGTCTGGTGGGATCGCTTTTACCATTAAATTATCTCTAA